CGCATGTCGTCCGCTTCCAGCGCGTGGCCGACGTATCGCACCGTGGCGCCGCCTTCGCCGCTCGAGCGCAACTCGGCGTCCTGGTCCACGGTGAATCCGCCCGGCGCCTCGCCCGACAGCAGCCACTCCGTCATCGCGGCGACCGGCGAAAGCGCCACGTGAACGCTGGCGAGCGGCAACGGGTCGATCGATTTCACGAGCAGGCCGCGCACGTCGTCGGCAACAGCCTGTGAAGCGGCATCGATGACGAGCCAACCGTTTACCGTATCGATCCACACACGGGTATCGCGGCGAATGCTGAACGCGCGCGGCAGCAACTCGTCGGTCACCTGCTCCTTGAGTTCGCGCAACTGCTTGCGCCCGAGCTTGAAGCCCTGCTGCTCCTCGATCTCAAGCGCCCGGGCTTTGGTCACCTGATTGACGACCGACGCCGGCAGCAGCTTCTTTTCAGCGCGAAACACCAGCAGCATCTGCCGGTTGATCGAATACACGAGCGCGCCATCATCGCGTGGCGATGCCCATCCGAAGCTCTGCTTCTCGACGCTGTTGCCCGGCTGGAACGCGTGGGGCGCCAGCCATTTTTCAAGCTGATCAGGGGTCACGGCCCAAGGCGCCGGAAGACGATGAAGCTGGAGATTTTTGAACCACATGGGCGTACGGGCAAAGTGCATGATTCTAAATGACGGCGACGCTTGCCGGCCCATGGCTGCCATTCGGACGGCTCAACGTCGAACGGCAAAGAAGGGGCGAACTGGGGCCACTGACCCTGCTGTCAAAGACCGAGCCACTCCGCCGGGAACGCCGATGGATCGCGGGTCACTGTTCAGAGCTTCAGTGAATCTCGACATCCGGCTCAAACGACCGCCCACGGTTGGCAGCGATCGTTCTCCGTCAGCCGGCCGCATTCGCCCCATGTCGGGCCAGGGTGACGAAGCGGCCCGGTCGTGTCACACGACATTGCGCGTTGGCGTGCCCTATGCGCCATCAAGCGGTCTCCTTGAGGCCACCTCGTTATAAGAAGTCGTCCGAAGTTGACGGCCCCGGGGTTGTAAGCGATCGAGGATTCGCGTTTACTCACTGGATTTGGAGCCGAGATGGCCGGCGATTCTGGAGCGTGGGTGGACGAGGAATTCGAGAGTTTGTATCTGGGCGATCCGCGCCGGGACCGGCGCGCCAAGGAGCTGCTCAAGCGGTTGTCGGCGCACCCCACGGCGAGCATCCCCGGGGCGTGTAATGGTTGGAGCGAGACGGTTGGGGCCTATCGCTTTCTGGGCAATACGGAGATCGATTGGCGCGACGTAATGCAGCCGCACTGGGAGCGCACAGCGCAGCGGGCTGGCGCGCATCCCGTGATG
The sequence above is drawn from the Ralstonia solanacearum K60 genome and encodes:
- a CDS encoding recombination-associated protein RdgC, which codes for MWFKNLQLHRLPAPWAVTPDQLEKWLAPHAFQPGNSVEKQSFGWASPRDDGALVYSINRQMLLVFRAEKKLLPASVVNQVTKARALEIEEQQGFKLGRKQLRELKEQVTDELLPRAFSIRRDTRVWIDTVNGWLVIDAASQAVADDVRGLLVKSIDPLPLASVHVALSPVAAMTEWLLSGEAPGGFTVDQDAELRSSGEGGATVRYVGHALEADDMRRHIEAGKQCMRLAMTWENRIAFVLTPSLTIKRVTPLDVIKEAADPTAQNDDERFDSDVALMTGELGRMLTDLVEILGGDQHGSMHQAAAA